The Williamwhitmania taraxaci DNA window ATTTACAGAAAGAGAATAGAATGGCTGCAAATAAACCACTTTGGCTGTCGAGAACCGACTTACTGCTGGGTGAGGAAAGACTTGAAAGATTAAAAAACGCACATGTTCTGGTTGTAGGGCTTGGAGGCGTTGGGGCCTATGCTGCCGAAATGCTTTGCCGAGCAGGAATAGGTGAACTTACGATTGTAGACGCCGATATTATAGAGGAAACTAACATAAACAGACAACAGCCGGCGCTACACTCAACCGTTGGTTTTGCAAAAGCGGATATACTCCATGCCCGCTTTTTAGACATTAATCCTAAGTTGAAAATCAACCCAATCATTGAGTTTATTTGCGACGACAGAACCGACGAACTCCTCAACAACAACTACGACTACGTGGTGGATGCAATAGATACCCTTAGCCCCAAGGCAAACCTTATTGCAAAAGCGATGGCAAGAGGAATTCCTATTGTAAGTTCGATGGGGGCCGGCGGCAAACTCGATCCTACCCGAGTATCGGTAACCGATATTTCAAAGTCGCACCACTGCCCCTTGGCACATATGCTTCGAAAACGGCTGAGTAGAATGGGAATTAAAGAAGGGTTCAAGGTTGTATTCTCCGATGAGGAAAACCAACCAAACTCGATCATTATAACAAATGGAGAAGGAAACAAGAAATCGAATGTGGGCACCATCTCTTATATGCCGGCAGTATTTGGCATCTGTTGCGCATCAGCGGTAATAAGAGACTTAGCCCAGTAGCAGAATAAGCTACAAACTACAATTCCATACAGACACCTACTTATCAGGCTAATAGCAACAATAAATGTGATGGCCACCTAA harbors:
- a CDS encoding tRNA threonylcarbamoyladenosine dehydratase, with the protein product MAANKPLWLSRTDLLLGEERLERLKNAHVLVVGLGGVGAYAAEMLCRAGIGELTIVDADIIEETNINRQQPALHSTVGFAKADILHARFLDINPKLKINPIIEFICDDRTDELLNNNYDYVVDAIDTLSPKANLIAKAMARGIPIVSSMGAGGKLDPTRVSVTDISKSHHCPLAHMLRKRLSRMGIKEGFKVVFSDEENQPNSIIITNGEGNKKSNVGTISYMPAVFGICCASAVIRDLAQ